The genomic window TTGCGAGCCCCCTCGTCCTCTCGAACACGGCCGGTAATGCCGCCCGATTCCCGCTCCTCTTCCTCGTCGGACAGTTTGGCGAGACGACGGTTGCGGCGTACGTCATCGGGCGGCAGGTCCGGAACCTGTTGAACACGCCGGGGTGGGGATTCAGCCTCGCGTCGTCGAGTCTCGTCGGTCAGGAACTCGGGGCCGGCGACGAGCAGGCGGCCGGCGCGTACGGTCGTGACATCCTCCGCTACGCTGTCACCGTCTACGCGATCGGCGCGATCGGCGCGGTGATCTTCGCGCGACCGATTGCGATGGCCTTCGTCAACGAGGCGTCGACGCTGCCACTCGCGACGACGTTCGTGCGGGTCGCGTCGCTGAGCGTCATTTTCTGGGGCGTCAGTGGCGCGGCGACGGGGCCGCTCCGGGCGAGTGGCGACACCCGATGGCCCTTCTACGCAAACTTGCTGGGTCGCTACGGGTTCGCCATCCCGCTCGCGATGGCCGGGGTCTGGACGCCGCTGGGACTCTGGGCGATCTACGCGTCGATCCTCGCGGAGACGGTCGTCCCCGCGGCGGTGAACTACCACCGCTTCGCAACCGGCAAGTGGAAAGCAGTCAGTCGGGAGTTCCGCCCGGACACCGTCCCGGCTGACGATTGATGAAGCCGCTGGTGCCGATCGTCGGACCGACCGGACGCGGATGCTACTGGACGCCGTCGAGGAGGTCTATCAGCACGGCTTCCAGTTCGGCGGCGTCGTGTACGACGGCGGTCGCTTCGTCCATCGCGTCGGCTGCCACCCCGATCTCGAACCGGATCACGGTCGCCCCCGCGGCAGCCGCGGCGCGCACCCCGTTGGTCGAGTCTTCGACGACGATCGTCTCGGCAGGGTCGAGGCCGAGTGCTGCGGCGGCGTACTCGTAGACGTCGGGCTCGGGTTTGCCGGGCCCCGGCGCGTCGAACGCACTCTGGCAGAGGTCGAGTGGGCCGAGGCCGAACCGGTCGACGACCGTCTCGATCCAGTCCGGCGGTGCGGAAGAGACGATGCCGACCGCGAGTCCGCGGTCGCGGACGACGTCGAAGAGGTCGTGGACCACCGGTGCGCCGTCCGCAGCCTCGGCATAGAGGTCGTCGGCCTGGCGCTCGACGAGGTCGACGTAGTGCTGTGGCTCCTTCGCGAGCGTGTAGTTCTCGTGGAGGTCCGGGATCGAGTCCGTGTAGCTCCGGCCAGTCACATCCTCGAGCGACGGCTCGCCGTCCGCGACGTCGGGGAAGACTTCGTTGCGCCAGAGGTCCTTCCAGTGGGGCTCGGTGTCGATGAGGACGCCGTCCATGTCGAAGAGGACGGCCCGGAATTCGGTCACGATCTCCGATTCCCACCCGCCGGGCAAGACGGTGACGATGCGGGGTCGGCGTGGTCGTTCGGGTCCGGCACGCGCGCTGCCTGCGGGTTTCCCTGCTGCTGCGAGCGGACCACAACACCCATCGGACCCGACTGCT from Salinarchaeum sp. Harcht-Bsk1 includes these protein-coding regions:
- a CDS encoding HAD family phosphatase gives rise to the protein MTEFRAVLFDMDGVLIDTEPHWKDLWRNEVFPDVADGEPSLEDVTGRSYTDSIPDLHENYTLAKEPQHYVDLVERQADDLYAEAADGAPVVHDLFDVVRDRGLAVGIVSSAPPDWIETVVDRFGLGPLDLCQSAFDAPGPGKPEPDVYEYAAAALGLDPAETIVVEDSTNGVRAAAAAGATVIRFEIGVAADAMDEATAVVHDAAELEAVLIDLLDGVQ